One Williamwhitmania sp. genomic region harbors:
- a CDS encoding tetratricopeptide repeat protein, translating to MFAVFLGWGQLLPAQEYGELSMALIQGRYAEVISNGQTLGDSVAHNPKFLEIMALAHEGLGQDQQALEYYQRALTLSPKNVSLENSVGRCLLSLGRVKEAENVFTEVVHTDSLNFFANSQLAKIYFLQRDYRKAMERYGQLSIMDTSNYYFCKQLGECYSRLGFNPFAVEMFSQAFRLNPRDAGLTVSLATAQVNDGNIEEALAECEAFEHFDSLNVPVLRYKGYTLLLLRKFDEVEAVMHKLLSIGDTSAFTYSCLGFALNWNGLIYQSVEPLEKAYKLDTTNFKVITTLASAIAATYDPKTGLEYFDKAEALISPRPFDLAEIVGGRAHIYEKLGKVEMAYNLYNKAFAIDSSNILNLYNAAMVAYQHGHIKWARESFRQFVVQFDKKVLLGSQMDANQHDAYETAKFYLKRLKEQDFFEADSAVYRVSDNKSHGEN from the coding sequence ATGTTTGCTGTATTTCTGGGCTGGGGTCAATTGCTCCCAGCTCAGGAATATGGTGAGTTAAGCATGGCCTTGATACAGGGACGCTATGCCGAGGTTATTTCCAACGGACAGACCCTTGGTGACTCTGTGGCCCATAATCCAAAATTTCTGGAGATAATGGCCTTGGCACATGAGGGGCTTGGGCAGGATCAGCAGGCATTGGAATATTACCAGAGGGCTCTTACCCTTAGCCCAAAAAATGTGTCCTTGGAGAACAGTGTTGGAAGATGCTTGCTTTCCTTGGGACGGGTTAAGGAGGCAGAGAATGTATTTACCGAGGTAGTGCATACCGATTCGCTAAATTTTTTTGCCAACAGTCAGCTGGCAAAAATATACTTTTTACAGAGGGATTATCGTAAGGCAATGGAACGCTATGGACAGTTGTCCATTATGGATACCTCCAATTACTACTTCTGCAAGCAGCTCGGTGAATGCTACAGCCGGTTGGGCTTTAATCCTTTTGCCGTCGAGATGTTTTCACAGGCTTTTCGCTTGAATCCTCGCGATGCAGGGCTCACCGTTTCCTTGGCAACTGCCCAGGTCAACGACGGCAATATAGAAGAGGCCTTAGCCGAATGTGAAGCATTCGAGCACTTCGATTCGCTAAATGTGCCCGTATTGCGCTACAAGGGTTACACCCTACTTCTGCTTCGAAAATTCGATGAGGTAGAGGCTGTAATGCACAAGCTGCTCAGCATTGGTGATACTTCCGCTTTTACCTATTCATGCTTGGGCTTTGCACTCAACTGGAATGGTCTTATTTACCAAAGTGTAGAGCCGTTGGAAAAGGCATACAAGCTCGACACCACCAACTTTAAAGTAATCACCACGTTGGCTTCTGCCATAGCTGCTACCTACGACCCAAAAACAGGGCTTGAGTATTTTGATAAAGCGGAGGCACTAATTTCGCCGAGGCCTTTCGACTTGGCAGAAATAGTGGGGGGGAGAGCGCATATTTATGAAAAGTTAGGCAAAGTAGAAATGGCCTACAACCTCTACAATAAGGCCTTTGCTATAGATTCATCCAACATTTTAAACCTTTATAACGCGGCCATGGTAGCCTATCAGCATGGTCATATAAAATGGGCAAGGGAGAGTTTCCGCCAATTTGTGGTTCAGTTCGACAAGAAGGTGCTGCTTGGTTCGCAAATGGATGCAAATCAGCATGATGCATATGAAACGGCAAAATTCTATTTAAAACGGTTGAAAGAGCAGGACTTTTTTGAGGCGGATTCCGCAGTTTATAGGGTATCCGATAATAAATCGCACGGTGAAAATTAA
- a CDS encoding BlaI/MecI/CopY family transcriptional regulator encodes MDEHKELTRAEEEVMQVLWKLEKGFVKDLLDKFPEPKPAYNTVSTIVRILEKKGFVEHNAYGKTHEYFPSISKKDYSKNHMKGFVKGYFSNSFKQMVSFFAKEENLSVQEMEEIVRLMNSEIEKQKYQK; translated from the coding sequence ATGGATGAGCATAAAGAGTTAACGCGAGCCGAAGAGGAGGTGATGCAGGTCTTGTGGAAGCTGGAGAAGGGTTTTGTAAAGGACCTTCTCGATAAATTTCCAGAACCCAAACCTGCCTATAACACGGTATCTACCATTGTTCGGATACTAGAAAAGAAGGGTTTCGTGGAGCATAATGCGTATGGAAAAACCCATGAGTATTTTCCGTCTATCTCCAAGAAGGACTACTCTAAAAACCACATGAAAGGTTTTGTAAAGGGGTATTTCAGCAACTCCTTTAAGCAGATGGTTTCCTTCTTTGCCAAGGAAGAAAACCTTTCGGTGCAGGAGATGGAGGAAATAGTACGGCTCATGAATTCAGAAATTGAAAAGCAAAAATATCAGAAGTGA
- a CDS encoding M56 family metallopeptidase, producing MNGYFIYLIKSSLFMAAFWMVYALWLRNQTHFTISRIYLLLSFGLSIVLPFVHILLPADSTVNRGMSYITQAIPMVTVYGSGSETHVGVVTMLSYGYWLICLFLLALLIFQIAKVVVRLRREERLSTTIPDLIVVKGSHFDTPFSFFHFVHVPDNRYDENHLNTVLHHETVHVQKHHSADVLLASIICSVWWLNPFSWLLLKSLREVHEFEADSISKEHGAGSADYIRLMLETSMPGFAPALSTGFNKPLTLKRLAMITKERSTQISALKYLLVIPAMLLLVFIFSTSSCSNNAPKEQPEGMIAPPPPPPPPPPPAPDSTAVTTDSKVENAQNSSSIKEQVFFTVEKMPSFPYKGLAKTEGFQKYIGDNLKYPKEAMDKQIQGKVYISFVVEADGSMSDIKIVRGVDKYLDAEALRVVTGAPKWIPGEQRGKKVRVSFTFPIMFALK from the coding sequence ATGAACGGTTACTTCATTTACCTAATTAAATCGAGCCTCTTTATGGCCGCATTCTGGATGGTGTATGCTTTATGGCTTCGCAACCAGACACATTTTACCATAAGCAGAATATACCTGCTGCTCTCCTTTGGACTTTCAATTGTGTTGCCCTTTGTGCATATACTGCTCCCTGCCGATTCAACCGTAAATAGAGGCATGAGTTATATTACCCAAGCTATACCAATGGTTACTGTTTATGGTAGTGGTTCAGAAACCCACGTTGGAGTGGTTACCATGCTCAGCTATGGCTACTGGTTGATATGCCTCTTCCTACTTGCTCTGTTAATCTTTCAAATCGCTAAGGTGGTGGTTCGCTTGAGGCGGGAGGAGCGACTATCGACCACCATTCCAGACCTCATTGTGGTGAAGGGAAGCCACTTTGACACGCCATTCTCCTTTTTTCACTTTGTTCATGTTCCTGATAATCGATATGACGAAAACCATTTAAACACGGTTTTGCACCACGAAACGGTTCACGTCCAAAAGCACCATTCGGCCGATGTGCTTTTGGCTTCCATTATCTGTAGTGTATGGTGGTTAAATCCGTTCAGCTGGTTGTTACTCAAATCGCTTAGGGAGGTGCATGAGTTCGAAGCCGACAGTATATCCAAGGAACACGGCGCCGGTTCTGCGGATTACATCAGGCTAATGCTGGAAACCTCCATGCCCGGATTTGCACCGGCATTGAGCACCGGCTTTAATAAACCTTTAACTTTAAAACGATTAGCTATGATTACAAAAGAGAGGTCAACCCAAATTTCGGCGTTAAAGTATTTGCTGGTGATTCCTGCAATGCTACTGCTGGTATTCATCTTTAGCACTAGCTCGTGCTCCAACAATGCACCAAAGGAGCAGCCTGAAGGAATGATTGCACCTCCACCACCTCCTCCGCCACCACCACCACCTGCACCGGATTCTACTGCAGTGACTACGGATTCAAAGGTTGAAAACGCTCAGAATTCTTCAAGCATTAAAGAACAAGTATTTTTTACTGTGGAAAAAATGCCCAGCTTTCCCTATAAAGGTTTGGCTAAAACAGAAGGGTTTCAAAAGTATATTGGAGACAACCTGAAATATCCCAAGGAGGCGATGGATAAGCAAATTCAGGGAAAGGTATATATTTCCTTTGTTGTGGAAGCCGATGGCTCAATGTCGGATATAAAAATTGTCAGAGGAGTTGATAAGTATCTAGATGCTGAGGCTTTACGAGTAGTTACTGGTGCACCTAAGTGGATTCCTGGAGAGCAAAGAGGCAAGAAGGTTAGGGTAAGCTTTACCTTCCCCATAATGTTTGCGCTGAAGTAG